The stretch of DNA tttagcggtctaaaagctaaggctaaaaatcatctttaaatttaaagttaaaaatttaaattttaacttataagcataatcataagtgaaaaaatagtCATAAGTGGAAAGATGACGGTGAATACTTATTGCATCATGGTCAAAACAACCAGACGGAGCAGTACAattttactattaaatagtAATATACATCCACTTTGcttcaaacaaaacaaaataaaaatgtacaTCCAACTCATTAAGAATGGATTAGTCCACACTTAGCAACAAAGAAGAGCACCTCCTATAGACCTTGAATCACTTCTCAAAGCAACACAAGAAGTGTCTTTTAAAATTCTCTGATCGAAACTAGACTCTCAACGTAATTAAACAGGTGGAAATCCATTACCACATTCTTCGAATATGTTTGGTACATATTGTTTTCACGGTCATAGCACATGAAGTCTTCAACCGTTAAAGGTATTCTCTCCAATTTACAGGTTTGGGTGTCATACTTGTAGATCTTATTCAGTGCCAACAGTAATATTTTTCCATGAAAGGCAACTACAGGGCTTGCTACATGCCACTTAATAGCATAAGGTGGTATCTGTATAGCGCAGTGTTGAGTCCATTTAGGTTTCTGCCCAAAACTGCATCTCCAAATCTCCAGTGAGAGACCTTCACTGACAAAAAAACCACAATATAATTCATCCCCCACTTGGGTCAAACAGGAAGGCTTCACATTGCATGGGCATGACAACAGACTAAACCTCTCATCAGTCAAACAGAATCGAACGAGTGTACTATTAGGTGGTTCTGGGTGAAATGATGTACGAGAAACCATCCAGTAGATAGCTCCTTTTACATAAACAGGAGATGACTCACCGATTGGATAAGGTGGATCTTCCATTTGCCTCCACTCATTAGTGCCCAGAGTGAGCACTTCACACTTACATGTCACCAATGATGTTTCATAATCCCTTTGATAGTAAACTTTGGTCACCTTGTACTTTTTGCTGTGATTGTCAAACCCAAATCCATGCCCTCTGCTCTTATAAAGGTTAGGGCTCCCCTTTGGCAGGGAAACGACCTCTGTTGTTGATGGGTTGTAGATCAACATTTTGTCCTTCATGTCAGATACAAAGAGTAAGCCATTGCAATGCACAGGGCGACTCCATGTATCCAGTATCTGTGGAAAGTCATATGGAAAGTCATGCAAATGTTGCATTATGTTATTACCCTGATACTTATAGAGGCTCATCAAAAACGCAAATTTCTGACCATTTCTCTGCTTCTTATAAAAGCCAGGGGCCATGAGCACCGATGATGGCTTTAGCTTCGACTGTTCCAGGTGAGCATGGACGAAAAATTGGCTTGATATCATGGCGTACCAAGCCTTGCAGACGCACTTAAACCGGATAAGAGACCTAGATGGCAGTCGTAGCATAATGTTGAACATCACATTATCCGGGATGTAAGGAAGCATGGACCTCAATCTACAAGAATTGATATTAATCCGCATTGTCTTCCGCGGACGGGAAGATAGTGCCATGTCTGCGCACCTTTTCGCCATCACGACAAAAACCTCAatcttctatataaaaaaaatcataaacagtTATGACATTGtacattataatataaaactagcAAAATGCCCGTTGCACCGGCCAAttaattttaactaaacaaaaccaaaataaattacaaaatcgaagtttgaaaaatttcaaggttataaacataaacgaaaaaacacaaataccTGTGAAGCGTATCCAAGATTTGGGAACCGCTGGCCTCTCTCTGACTGGGACCGGTGAGTCTGCTTATAAAACCGAGAATAATCGCTCGCGTTTCCTAGTCGGATTTGCTTAAGCCGTCCGCGGTTACATGTTTCTACTCGGATTTGCTTAGACGAGAGCGTCTGTAGTGGGCCCCACCAGAGTCAAATGATTCGTTACGTGGGCCTGATCCGCGCGATTAAGAAAGCCCACCAGAGTTTTCACTCCGGCCCATCAAGGCCCAGATGCCCaaacgaaaaagaaagagggttTTTGCTTCGTTAAAACCCTTGCGCAACCGCCGCCACTCCTCCGCCGGCGAGAGCGGCGGAtccccgccccccccccccccccaccccccgtCCGGCAGCCATGTCCcagctcgtcctcctccgccgcatcTCGGCCCGCCTCCACTGCGTGGGCcacagcagcagaagcagcggCAACCGCCTCCTcagctcggccgccgccggggcagGCGGCGTGGTGGGGCGGAGGGGCCCgtaccagcagcagcagcagcagcagggtgAGGAGACCAGGGCAGTGAAGGTGTCCGTGTGGTGGGACTTCGAGAACTGCAACATCCCCAACGGCGTCAGCGCCTGCCGCGTCGCCCCGCgcgtcaccgccgcgctccgctccgccggcATCCGCGGCCCGCTCTCCATCACCGCCTTCGGCGACGTGATCCAGCTCGCGCGCTCCTCCCAGGAGGACCTCGTCACCACCGGCGTCTCCATCTCCCACGTCCCGCACAGTTGCGTTGTActctcctcccccccccccccccccccaccccagtACAGTTGTTTTTCGAGCGGTTTTTGATTCCTGACATGTATCCTCTGAGTTGTTCTTCATTTCGAAAGATGTAATCATGAACTACCAAATGATCTGGACGCCTTTGCTACAATTGATGCGTCTAGTCGTACTCTCCAAGTGCGTATTTCACTGGATTATTCGTTGATGGATTAGTGACTAGATGTGCATTGCCATATTATCAGAGGGTCAATTAACGAGCactcccctttttttttgtagaaaTGGATCATGGGTAGCTCCTAGGGATGAATGAGTTacatttttcttctgttgAGTGTCATAAAGGCTTCACGTTGTCTGGCATAGGCAGATGGGCTCAGATTTATCACTTACTTTTTTCTAGCGAAgcacaaaatataataaatccaTTTGATTTATGGCTATTTAATTTTGGTGACAACTAGCTTCAAAACTGCTAGATGATCAGgaccatttcattttttttcttggatatTGGggaaatttatatgttttttaattccCTATATGGTTATGTGGTTTTGTCGTTTTGGATGGGTAAATTGTTAGGTAGTGCTCAAGCAGTGTTGTTGAGTTAACAAACTTTTGGCAACTCCAATGTCAGGTGGTTATTTGGATGGTCTCACTGCCGTAGATGATACTTGAAAGTGCTTGAATGTTGGTTCCTAACGATGGTGATGTAGCAGCACTAGAGCTTCTCATTAGTACTACTTATATTAACAGTAGAAATTTAGCATTCTGTCACCTCCATTATTTCTTTTCGACATGCGTTTCTTATATTGTATTTTGGTTTCTTCTTGTTCTGCTAATAATGCTGCTGTGATGATGTAGGTGGAAAGAATAGTTCTGACCGATCATTTATGGCTGATCTTGTCTACTGGATCGCACAGAACCCTCCACCAGCCCATTTTTTCCTGATATCTGGGGATAAAGATTTTGCAAACATTTTGCATCGTCTGCGAATGAGCAACTATAACATACTGCTTGCTTGTCCTAACAAGGTTACCAGTGCATTGTGTAGCGCAGCAACAATCATGTGGCCTTGGGAAGCTCTAGTGAAAGGGGAGGATTTCTCACCGAAACGTTTTAACCACCCACCTGATGGTTTAGCTGGTTCTTGGTATGGTCACTACAAAGGAGTCCTTGATGATCCATTTACAGACACAGAATCTGAAGAACTCTTTGTAGTACCATCTGATTTGAAGCATGGTTCAATCCCCAATTACGCAGTTAATGGGATCAAGGAGGTACTAAAATCATATCCTAGTGGAGTGAATTTGTCAGAGCTCCGAGCAGAgcttaaaaggaaaaatatttatctggGTAATGACTTTTTTGGCCATAAGAAGTTCTCTTGCCTTCTCCAATCTATGCCAAATCTGGTGGAATTTATTAATCCTTCACCTGGTGAAAACCAGCCATTTGTAATTGGGGCCAACAGAAAATTAATGGATCCTGACAAAGAAAGCTGTAAGGGTTCCGTTGAAAGTAATGTCAGGAATAATAACTTGAATCGAGCAACACACAATGATAAGTCACCTCCACTCCCTGTGTCAACTTCTTTTTCTGAAAAGAATGCTAAAACCGATAATTCTTCTCAAAGTATTGCCAAGAGGAGAAGCTTCC from Oryza brachyantha chromosome 12, ObraRS2, whole genome shotgun sequence encodes:
- the LOC102713422 gene encoding putative F-box protein At3g52320; translation: MAKRCADMALSSRPRKTMRININSCRLRSMLPYIPDNVMFNIMLRLPSRSLIRFKCVCKAWYAMISSQFFVHAHLEQSKLKPSSVLMAPGFYKKQRNDTGYMESPCALQWLTLCI